Genomic window (Chloroflexota bacterium):
CTGAAGAGCCTGGCTCCGCCACCTCAGCCAGTCGAGCCAGTTCGTACTCCTCAGATCGTACTCAGGGAGAAAAAACGGCTTGCTCAAGAGCAGCTCAGCACGCCTCAAAAAGCGCCCATAGAGGTCCCATCCACGCCAGTGCGCACCCGCCGCATGCGCCAGGAGCGGGGCTTGCCACCTTTGGATTTGCTCAACGGAAGCGCCAATGAGCCTTATGGCGATGCAGATGTGCGTTACAAGAAGCAAATTATTGAGGAGACATTAGCCAGTTTTGGGGTACCTGTCAAAGTGGTTGAAATCAACCAAGGTCCAACGGTTACCCAATTTGGCGTGGAACCCGGTTTCGTAGAAACGCCAGAGCCAGATGGGCAAATACGGCGCAGGAAAGTCCGTGTCAGCAGAATTATGACCTTGCAGGATGATTTGGCGCTGGCGCTGGCAGCATCCCCTATTCGTATTGAGGCGCCTGTCCCGGGACGTTCAGTAGTGGGAATCGAGGTCCCGAACAGTAGCCCTTCGCTGGTCAATTTGCGTTGCGTGATGGAGTCCAAAGCCTTCCGTAGCATAGACTCTAAACTGAGGATTGCTTTAGGCTTGGATGTCTCTGGGCAACCGGTAGCAGCCGACTTGGCACAGATGCCACATCTACTAATCGCCGGCGCTACCGGCTCAGGTAAATCGGTATGTATGAACTCCATCACGGCATGCCTACTGTTCAACAACACTCCAGAGGACCTTCAGCTGCTTATGGTTGACCCAAAGATGGTGGAACTGACTGCTTTCAATGGCATTCCGCATCTTGTAGCACCTGTAGTAACAGAGGTAGAGGAAGTTGTGCGGGCATTCCACTGGGTTACCAAGCAGATGGATGAGCGTTACCGGCTGTTCTCAGAGATGGGGGCCCGGAATATCGATGTCTATAATCAATTGATGGCTTCTAGGGGGCAGGCGAAGCTGCCCAATATGGTCATTCTTATTGACGAATTAGCTGACTTAATGGTGAGTGCACCAGAAGAGATCGAACACGCCATCTGCCGCATCGCTCAACTGGCGCGGGCAACAGGCATTCACCTGGTCATTGCCACGCAACGTCCATCTGTAGACATTATCACTGGATTGATCAAAGCAAACTTTCCCGCGCGCATCAGTTTTGCAGTAACTTCACAAATAGATTCACGGGTCATTTTGGATACAGCCGGTGCAGAGAAGCTGTTGGGGCGAGGGGACATGCTGTACATGGCTCCGGACTCGAGCAAGCTGATTCGTCTGCAAGGCTGCTTTGTTTCGGATGAGCAATTGGAGCGCTTGGTGAACTTTTGGCGCGAGAAGATAGATTGGCTTGTGCCACAAGCAGAAGCCAATGCCCCATGGCACGATGTGGACTTGGAAGAAGAAGGGGACGACCTATTGCAGCAGGCTATTGAACTGACACGTGGGCGAAGCAGCATAT
Coding sequences:
- a CDS encoding DNA translocase FtsK 4TM domain-containing protein; the encoded protein is MSTKKSPKKQRPQGIPITLDQALQKEILGVLLIALGGVTALALLSITRGTLSKAWSMSLRRIFGWGAYPMVLLLLVAGLLFLWDDLRKRLSIPTRSIVALEILFVALLGLSHLVIAPGQSLLAAEKGQGGGYIGWAVSYFLIAAVGRTISFLILLLAIFVSICLLFRLNWNEWVVILGKIKTRLKSLAPPPQPVEPVRTPQIVLREKKRLAQEQLSTPQKAPIEVPSTPVRTRRMRQERGLPPLDLLNGSANEPYGDADVRYKKQIIEETLASFGVPVKVVEINQGPTVTQFGVEPGFVETPEPDGQIRRRKVRVSRIMTLQDDLALALAASPIRIEAPVPGRSVVGIEVPNSSPSLVNLRCVMESKAFRSIDSKLRIALGLDVSGQPVAADLAQMPHLLIAGATGSGKSVCMNSITACLLFNNTPEDLQLLMVDPKMVELTAFNGIPHLVAPVVTEVEEVVRAFHWVTKQMDERYRLFSEMGARNIDVYNQLMASRGQAKLPNMVILIDELADLMVSAPEEIEHAICRIAQLARATGIHLVIATQRPSVDIITGLIKANFPARISFAVTSQIDSRVILDTAGAEKLLGRGDMLYMAPDSSKLIRLQGCFVSDEQLERLVNFWREKIDWLVPQAEANAPWHDVDLEEEGDDLLQQAIELTRGRSSISTSFIQRHLRIGYPRAARLIDQMEELGIVGPAENAGRSRRVLINEYDFQDEEKWDEYTTE